From the genome of Desulfitobacterium chlororespirans DSM 11544:
AGGATGCCTTTGCCGAAGTGGAGGCACGGCATGGCCGGCCTGCCAGCAATGAAGAGGTAGCTGTTTTGCTGCAGATGGAGCTGCGGGACTTGGATGCTGCCCTGCATCAAGGACAAATGCTGACCTTGACTTCGCTTGATGAGGTGGCTGTAGGTGAGGAAGGGGAAGCCTATACCCCCAGGACACAATTGACGGACCCCATAGCTCAGGAAGCCTTTCAGGAGGTTGAACTTGATGAGCAAAAAAAGATCCTGGCCGACGCTATCGAAAAGCTTCCTGAGAAGGAGAAACTGGTCGTGGCCCTATATTATCAGGAAGATCTTACCCTGAAAGAAATCGCTGTGATTATGAAACTTTCGGAATCAAGAATCTCACAGCTTCATTCCCAAGCCATCCTGCGCCTAAGAGGCCGCCTCAGCCGCCAAAAGAAGAATTTATTCTAATAAGAAATGGATGAAAAATGGGAACAGGTACCGTTTTTCATATTATGCTTATTGGCTAAAAAAAATTAAAGTTTTACCAAGTTTTTGCCGATAAGCTATATAGATTCAGTATTGGTGGAGGTGATGCCATGACAGGAATTAATGCCCTATCCACGCGGGGAGCCATCACAAGCACTGAAGATGGATCTTCCTTCACAAGTGGTTCACAGTCAGGTGCAGATTCAGCTGCGATGATGTTTGCAGCAATCTTTGGCGGTTGGCTGAACCAAGTCGGTGGACAGGGACAGGACTCTGGCAACCAGAGTCAGGAACCGGCAGGCAAGGATGCCAATTCCGGACGTCACGCCTTATTGGGTTTGGATGGGTTACAAGGACTTATGGGGATACTTCAGGGAAACGAAGGTTTTCAAGAGGTTTTAGCGCAAGGTTTACAACGAGAAGGGGAACAGGGAATCAACTCCGAACGACTGGAGATGTTCATGACCCAACTGGATGGAATGCGAAGCAAGACTCTCTTGGATACAATGCAAGTTCAGATCCTCCCATCAAGCTCTCCAGGCATATTAGAGGATGTACAGCTGTCAGGGATGACAGAACAGCCTCAGGGGAAGACTTCCCCCCAGTCGGAGTTGGATTTATATAAGAACGTGATATCCAATTTACTTAAAGAAATGTCAGGGGAAATCAAGCTTAAGCAGCAAAATCAAGCTGAGGCTAATCCTTTAGCTCAGCAAAAATCAGAACTTGCTGCTCAGCGCTATAACAGTGGTTTATTTATCGCCATGGATGGCGAAGGGCAAGAGCCCAGTGTAATGGCGACTCAGGCCAAGACAGATACGGCACTTATGAATACAGTACCGACTGACATGACTCTGACAGACACAGCGAAAACAGCAGCGAATACTTTTGTCCAGAATAATCAGGGGACATTGCTGGCAGCCTTATCAGGTAAGTCGAAGTCTGATCCCGATGGAACAGGAGCAGATGAGACCGGATTAGATGAG
Proteins encoded in this window:
- a CDS encoding FliA/WhiG family RNA polymerase sigma factor, coding for MSNPYEAANRGSWRVEQIEKYLPLVKRISGRLLISLPQHVDEDDLIGYGVFGLLDALERFDPVRGVKFETYATLRIRGAIIDGLRTMDWVPHSARQKIKRIQDAFAEVEARHGRPASNEEVAVLLQMELRDLDAALHQGQMLTLTSLDEVAVGEEGEAYTPRTQLTDPIAQEAFQEVELDEQKKILADAIEKLPEKEKLVVALYYQEDLTLKEIAVIMKLSESRISQLHSQAILRLRGRLSRQKKNLF
- a CDS encoding flagellar hook-length control protein FliK, coding for MTGINALSTRGAITSTEDGSSFTSGSQSGADSAAMMFAAIFGGWLNQVGGQGQDSGNQSQEPAGKDANSGRHALLGLDGLQGLMGILQGNEGFQEVLAQGLQREGEQGINSERLEMFMTQLDGMRSKTLLDTMQVQILPSSSPGILEDVQLSGMTEQPQGKTSPQSELDLYKNVISNLLKEMSGEIKLKQQNQAEANPLAQQKSELAAQRYNSGLFIAMDGEGQEPSVMATQAKTDTALMNTVPTDMTLTDTAKTAANTFVQNNQGTLLAALSGKSKSDPDGTGADETGLDENQVKPGAGNGPEGRPAKNPEILSLNQENSEDTILMKQEIAKSIASPHGVMGEKLAEGGLVPAKGTAVKGLQDDEQPIETNKGNKSILPDVAAGNLTHQAKDIAQVQGKVADKGDQPIWTQVARDIFDKAYLARPQLRELTIQLHPAHLGAINIAMNWDEGQVHMRIVASDGGTGQLLQQNLSELRDSLTQLGIQCGQMEMGLGEQKEGAQEHQGREGSGHSQESGDDVLESLNSEELERILSNDEVIPGASRINIKA